ACGCGCTTCGAACTCGGCCAGGTTGGCCGGGGTCGCCGGGGTGGCCTTGCCGTACGGGATCAGGAAGTTGCGGCCGAAGCCCGGCTTGACGTTGACCTTGTCGCCGAGCTTGCCGAGGTTCTGCACGTTCTGCAGGAGGATCAGTTGCATGGTGTTGCTCCTATTTCGTTAGCGAGGCTGTGCCCCGCAGCGGTGTTTCGCTGTCCGAAACCCCTCCCCTCCACCGCGGACGGCAGAAGGGGAAGAAACGTCCGCCCCCGAAGGAGCGGACCAATTTCATTAGGCGTTGTGGTTGTCGGTGTACGGGATCAGGGCCAGGAAACGGGCGCGCTTGACGGCCGTGGACAGCTGGCGCTGGTACTTCGACTTGGTACCGGTCACGCGGCTCGGCACGATCTTGCCGGTCTCGGTGAGGTACTGGCGCAGGGTGTTGAGATCCTTGTAATCGATCTCCTTCACACCCTCGGCCGTGAACTTGCAGAACTTGCGGCGACGGAAGAACTTGGACATGTTGGCGATCCCTTAGGCGGCTTCGTTATCGTCGGCGACGTCGGCAGTGCCGACCACGGTCTCGCCTTCTTCGTCACGGCGGCGGCGTTCGCCGCGCTCCGGCTTGTCGCCCTTCTCATCCTTGAACTTCATGATGAGGGACTGCTCGGTGTCGGCCTCGTCACGCTTGATGACAAGGTGGCGCAGCACGGCATCGTTGAAACGGAAACCGTCGACCAGCTCGTTGAGCACGTTCTGGGTGACTTCGATGTTGAGCAGGACGTAGTGGGCCTTGACCAGGTTCTCGATCGGATAGGCCAGCTGACGGCGGCCCCAATCCTCGAGACGGTGGATCTTGCCTTCGCCGCCTTCGATGAGCGACTTGTAGCGCTCGATCATGGCAGGCACCTGCTCGCTCTGGTCCGGATGGACCAGGAACACGACTTCGTAATGACGCATGGTGTGATTCCTTGTGGATGATGATCCGCGCAGGGCAGAAATGACGCCCTGGCGCTGACCGGATCAGCCCCCCGGCCTCCCGGAATGGAGGCGGTGGAGCAAGGTCTCCCCGGGCCTGGGCCCGCGGAGCCGGAAATTATGGCTGATTCAAGGGCTTGGAGCAAATCCCGGCGCTTGGCCCCCGATAGTCTCCCTCCCCTTCAAGGGGAGGGCCGGGGTGGGGATGGGTCTCCCGCCAGAGCCCTCACCCCTTCTCCTGCACGATCCACGCGTCGATCCGCGCCTCCAGCGCCTGCAACGGCACCGATCCCGTCTCCAGCACCGCATCATTGAACTCGCGCAGGTCGAACCGGTCGCCCAGCTCCTTCGACGCCTTCTCACGCAACTGTGAGATTTTGAGCTGGCCAATCTTGTAGGCCAGCGCCTGCCCCGGCCAGCCGATATAGCGGTCGATCTCGTTGACCACGTCCTGGCGGGTCTTGGGCGAGTTGTCCATGAAATAGGCGATCGCCTTGTCGCGGCTCCAGCCCTTGCTGTGCATGCCGGTGTCCACCACCAGCCGGACCGCCCGCCACATGTCGTAGGCCAGCTGGCCCATGCGGTCGTAGGGGTCGTCGTACAGGCCCATGTCGTAGCCCAGGCGCTCGGCGTACAGGCCCCAGCCTTCGCCGTAGGCGACGAAGTAGGCCGTGCGGCGGAACATCGGCGCGTCCGGCAATTCCATGCCGCGGGCGAACTGGAAGTGATGGCCGGGCACCGCCTCGTGCAGCGACAGCGCCATCATTTCCCACTTCGGCCGCACCTCCGGCTTGTAGAGGTTGACGTAGTAGAAGCCGGCGCGGGTGCCGTCGACAGCGCCGGGCTGGTAATAGGCCGTGGTGGTGTCCGGGGCGATGTTGTCGGGAATCGGGCGCACGCCGTAAGGCAGGCGCGGAATCGTCTTGAACACTTTCACCAGTTGCGGATCGATCCGCTTGGCGATCGCCTCGTAACCGGTGAACAGCTCCTGCGGCGACTTGTAGAAGAACTTCGGGTCGCTGCGCAGGTACTGGAAGAACTCGGCGAGACTGCCCTTGAAGCCGACTTCGGCCTTGACCTTCTCCATCTGGGCGCGGATGCGCGCCACTTCCTTCAGGCCGATCTGGTGGATCTGCTCGGCGCTGAGGTCGGTGGTGGTGAAGTAGCCGGCGACGAAGTCGTAATAGGCCTTGCCGTCCGGCAGGTCGGTGGCGGCGATCGTGGTGCGCGTCTTCGGCAGGTATTCATTGGCGAAGAACGTGGCAAAGCCGCGGTAGGCCGGGACGATGGTGTCGGTGATGACCTGCTTCGCCTCGGCTTGCAGCGCGGCGCGGTCGGCCTCGGGCACGGTGTCGGCAAAGCGGGCAAAGGGCTTGTAGAACGGGCTTTTGGCTGGATCGTCGACGATCTGCGCCTGGATCTGCCCGGTCACCCGCTCCATCAGCACCCGCGGCGGCGTGTTGCCGGTGGCGGCACCCTCGCGCATCAGTGCTTCGTTCTGTTCGATCACTTCCGGCACGGCGCGCATGCGTGCCAGCCAGTCGCGGTAGTCCTTCGTCGTCGCGAACGGCAGCACCTCGGCGATGCCTTCGGCGGTCTGCACGCCACCGCTGTGGCCGACCGGGCTCAGGTATTCGCGGTACTTCTGCCGCTCGACCGCCTTTTCCAGGTCCCAGCCGAACACGTCGTAATTGAGCTGGTCGCTGGCCGACAGCGCCTTGCGGTCGATGGCGCGCAGCCGTTGCAGGGCCTTGCGGTCGCCCTCCATGCGCGCCTGGATCGCCGCCATGCTCATGTCGGTCCAGCGATCGTTGAAGCGCTTGTCGCCGCGGTAGCTGGCCTCTTCCGGGCTCTCGCGCATGTCGCGTTCCCACTCTTCGTCGAACAGCGCGTAGAGGGCCTGGGTGGCGGCGTTGCGGGTTGGCGCCACGGCAGAGGGCGCGGCGGCGTCAACGTGGGGTGCGGTCACGCACAGACCGGCGGCAATGGCCACCGCAAGCAGAACTGGACGAAGCATGTCGGAATCCCCTCAAAGCAAGGGGACCGAGTCTAGCTTGGCTGCTCCCCCGGCTTGCAGGGGGCAACGGACCTCAGGCGGCGTCGGCCTTGGTCGTGAAGCTCTCGCCGCAGCCACATTCGGCGGTGACGTTGGGATTGCGGAACAGGAACTGCTCGCCCAGGCGCTGCTTGACCAGGTCGATCTGCGTGCCGTCGACCAGGGCCAGGCTCAGCGCATCGACATAGATGCGCACGCCGTCCTGCTCGAACACGGTGTCGCCTTCGTGGGTCTCGCGGGCGAGGTCGGCCTTGTACTGCCAGCCCGAGCAGCCGGTGCGCGAGACGCCAAAGCGCAGGCCGATCGCATCGGGCGATTCGACCAGGTAGCGCTGCACGCGTTCGAGGGCGGCGGGGGCAAGGGTGACAGCCATTGAGGCACTCCGGGGTGGCGACACGGGACGGCGAACCGCCTTTGGGCGAATTATAGCGACGCTATGCGGACGCTTCGGTAAACTGCCGCATTCCCCATATCGGCCCGAACAGGCAAGGATTCAAGGCATGACGGTGGTCAGCGTCGAACACGCGCTCGCGGGCAGGATCCCGGCGGGTGGTGAAGTCACGGTCCGTGGCTGGGTGCGCACCCGCCGCGACTCCAAGGCCGGGCTCAGCTTCGTCAACGTCAGCGACGGCTCCTGCTTCGCGCCCATCCAGGTGGTCGCCCCGGCCGACCTGTCGAACTACGAATCCGAGGTCAAGCGCCTCACCGCCGGCTGCGCGGTGATCGCCACCGGCACCCTGGTGGCCTCGCAGGGCCAGGGCCAGAGCTTCGAGATCCAGGCCAGTTCGCTGGAAGTGGTCGGCTGGGTCGAAGACCCGGAGACCTACCCGATCCAGCCCAAGGCGCACTCGCTGGAGTTCCTGCGCGAGGTCGCCCACCTGCGTCCGCGCACCAACCTGTTCGGCGCGGTGACGCGTATCCGTGACTGCCTGGCCAAGGCCGTGCACCGGTACTTCCACGAGAACGGCTTCTACTGGATCAGTACTCCTATCGTGACCACGTCCGATGCCGAGGGCGCCGGGCAGATGTTCCGCGTCTCCACGCTGGACGTGGCCAACCTGCCCCGCACCGACAAGGGCGAGGTCGACTTCAGCCGCGACTTCTTCGGCAAGGAAACCTTCCTGACCGTGTCCGGCCAGCTCAACGTCGAGGCCTATGCGCTGGCGCTGAGCAAGGTCTACACCTTTGGCCCGACCTTCCGCGCCGAGAACAGCAACACCACCCGCCACCTGGCCGAGTTCTGGATGGTCGAGCCGGAGATCGCCTTCGCCGACCTGGCCGAAGACGCGCGCGTGGCCGAGGAGTTCCTCAAGTACCTGTTCCGCGCCGTGCTCGACGAGCGTGGCGACGACCTGGCCTTCATCGCCGAGCGCGTGCAGGCCGACGCGATCACCCGCCTGGAAGCCTTCGTCAACGCACCGTTCGAGCGCATCGAGTACACCGATGCGATCACGCTGCTGCAGAAGTCCGGCAAGAAGTTCGAGTTCCCGGTCGAATGGGGCCTGGACCTGCAGACCGAGCACGAGCGCTGGCTGACCGAGGAACACGTCGGCCGCCCGGTGGTGGTGACCAACTACCCCGAGCACATCAAGGCCTTCTACATGCGCCTCAACGACGACGGCAAGACCGTCGCGGCGATGGACGTGCTGGCCCCGGGCATCGGCGAGATCATCGGCGGCAGCCAGCGCGAAGAGCGCCTGGACATGCTCGACGCGCGCATGGCGCAGTTCGGCCTGGATTCGTCGCACTACGGCTGGTACCGCGACTTCCGCCGCTACGGCACGGTGCCGCATGCCGGCTTCGGCCTGGGCTTCGAGCGCCTGGTGGTCTATGTCTGCGGCCTGAGCAACATCCGCGATGCGATCCCGTACCCGCGCGCTCCGGGGCACGCGGAGTTCTGACAACCCTGCCCTTCTCCCGCGAGCGGGAGAAGGTGGCCCGAAGGGCCGGATGAGGCGATCTTGCCCTCACCCCAACCCCTCTCCCGCAAGCGGGAGAGGGGCTACGAAAACGGAATGACATGATCCTGTTCCTGGCCCTGCTCTTCGTCGCCGTCGCCATCGCCGGCTTCTGCGCGTTCGTGATCTTCTGGCCGCTGTCGCTGGTGCACATCCGCGACCGCCACCCGCAGCTGCAGGCGCAGCTCGGCGAAGGTGCTTTCGCCCGCCCCTCGGCCTGGGGCTGGCTGCTGCGTCGCGGCTACCTGTCGGTGGCCGATCGCAATCTCAATGGCCTGGCCACTCCGGCGCGGATCTCGCTGCTGACGATCATCGCCGGCCTGGTCTGCGCTGCCCTCCTCTGGCTGCTTTCGGTGGTGATCGGATGAGCTACATCGACCAATGGTGGCTGGCCACGATCGGCCGCACCCTGATCTGGGCACGCCTTCGCGTGCTCGATGCGGGCACGGCCGAAGTGCTCGACAGCGACGGCGTCAGCCAGCCCTACGACAGCGAGGACACGGCCCGCGCCGCGCTGATGGATGCCGAGTTCGTCGCCCTCGACGGACTCGATGAGGACGACGCGCGCACGCGCGGCTTCGCCCTCGACGAACTGGCACCACCCAGTGCCGACGACGACGAGATGCTGCGCGCGCAGATGGTGCGGCAGCTTCCTTCGCGGCGCTGACCTGGCCGTCGCACCGGAGAACGCATGTACCTGCCACGCGCCTTCGCTGAAACCGACCTGCAGGCGCTCGACTGGCTGGCCCAGCGCGACCGCTTCATCACGCTTGTCACCGTGCACGATGGTGAACCGACCGTCAGCCACCTGCCGGTGCTGTACCGGCGCGAGGGCGATCGCGTCGAGTTGATTGGCCACTGGGCCAGGCCCAACCCGCAGGCGCGTCACGCCGGACCGGCGCTGGCGATCTTCCATGGCCCGCATGCCTACGTCTCGCCTTCCTGGTATCCGGACAAGGAGGAGGAAGCGCGGGTGCCGACCTGGAACTACGCCATGGCCCACCTGCGCGGCCAACTGACCACGTTCAACGATGAAGCCTCGCTGGCGATGCTCGTCGACGGTCTCAGCCGCGAGCACGAGGCCAGCGTTGGCCAGGAGTGGCGCTTCGAGTTTGAGCGCGACGACCACCGCAGCCAGCTGCGCGGAATCATCGGCTTCCGCTTCGTCGCCGGGCAGATCACGCTGAAGTTCAAGCTCAGCCAGAACCACCCGCTGGCCAATCGCGAATCGGTGACCGCTCACCTCGCGACCAGCACGCGCGAAGGAGGCCGCGAAATCGCGGCGCTGATGCGCGACCGCATGAACGAACGCATCGAACCCAAGGGAGACTGAGACATGGATCTGGACCTGAGCGGCAAGCATGCCCTCGTCTGCGGTGCGAGCCAGGGCATCGGCCTGTCGACGGCCAAGGCACTGGCCGAACTGGGCGCCAACGTCACCCTGCTGGCGCGACGCGAGGAACGGCTGCGCGAGGCCGCAGACCAGTTGCCTGCCAAGCCTGGGCAGGCGCATGGCTGGATCGCCGTCGACAGCGCCGACACCAACACCCTGCGCGCCAAGGTCGAGGCACTCGTGGCCGCACAGCCAGTGCACATCCTGGTCAACAACAGCGGTGGTCCACCGCCGGGGCCGGTGCACGGCGCCGACATCGCCGCATTCGAAGCGGCGTACCGCCAGCACCTCATCGCCAACCACGTGCTCGCCGAGGCGGTGATCCCGGGCATGGAACGCGATGGCTACGGCCGCATCGTCAATGTCATCTCGACGTCGGTGAAGGAACCGCTGCAGGGGCTGGGAGTGTCGAACACCACCCGCTGGGCGGTCGCGTCCTGGGCCAAGACCCTGGCGACCGAAGTGGCCGCCAAGGGCATCACCGTCAACAACGTCCTGCCCGGCTCGACCGAAACGCCGCGCATCGAGCAGATCATCGACAACACCGCCAACAAGACCGGACGCAGCCGCGAGGAGGTGTTCGAGAAGATGGTGTCGGAGATCCCGATGCGGCGTTTTGCCCGGCCGCAGGAGACGGCGGCGGCGATTGCGTTCCTGTGCTCGCCGGCGGCGTCGTATATCACCGGGGTGAACCTGCCGGTGGATGGTGGCCGGACGCGGTCGCTGTAAGCTAGCCACATGCGCCTTTGCCACTTCATCGCCGGCCAATCCCGCGAGCCCGCATCGGGCCGCTGGCTCGAAGTCATCGACCCGTCCAACGGCAAACCCTTCGCCGAAGTCGCCCAGGGCGACGCGGCGGACGTCGACGCCGCGATCTCCGCGGCCGAGGCCGCCTTCCCCACCTGGTCGGCCCTGCCCAACAGCGAGCGCGCGCGCTGGCTGGAGAAGCTGGCCGACGCACTGGAAGCCAACCTCGACGATTTCGCCCACGCCGAATCGCGTGACGGCGGCAAACCCATCGGCCTGGCACGCGAAGCGGAGATTCCGCGCGCGATCAGCAACCTGCGCTTCTTCGCCCACGCCGCGACCCAGTTCGCCAGCGAGTCGCACCACGGCCAGGCCGGGCTGAACTACACGCTGCGTCAGCCGCTCGGCGTGGTGGCCACGATTTCGCCGTGGAACCTGCCGCTGTACCTGTTCACCTGGAAGATCGCGCCGGCGCTCGCTGCCGGCAACACGGTCGTTGCCAAGCCGTCGGAGGTGACACCGCTGACGGCGACCATGCTCGGCGAACTGGCCGCACAGATCGGCTTCCCCAAGGGCGTGCTCAACATCGTGCATGGCCTGGGTCCGGAGGTCGGCGAACCGATGGTGGTCGATCCGCGCATCAAGGCGGTGTCGTTCACCGGCAGCACCGCGGTCGGTCGACGCATCGCCGGCATGGCCGGTCCGCTGCTGAAGAAGGTCTCGCTGGAGCTCGGCGGCAAGAACCCGACCCTGGTGTTCGCCGACAGCGACTGGCGTGACCACCTCGATACCCTGGTGCGCTCTGCCTTCCAGAACTCCGGGCAGATCTGCCTGTGCGGTTCGCGCATGCTGGTGGAGCGAAGCATCTACCGCGAGTTCCGCGACACCCTGGTCGAACGCGCCACCGGCCTGCGTGTCGGCGATCCGATGGACGGCGACAACCAGCTCGGTCCGCTGGTGTCGCAGGCACACTTCGACAAGGTCATGGCGGCACTGCAGCGCGCCCGCGATGAAGGCGGCCAGGTCCTGTGCGGCGGCAATGCACTCGAACGCCCGGGCTGGTTCGTCGCGCCGACCGTCATCGATGGCCTCGGCCCGGACTGCGCCAGCAACCGCGAGGAGATCTTCGGCCCGGTCGTGACCCTGCAACCGTTCGACAACGACGCCGTGGCACTCGCCCTGGCCAACGCCGGCGACTACGGTCTCGCCGCCTCGGTCTGGACCCGCGACCTCAACCGTGCCCACCATTTCGCCGCGCACCTGCGCGCCGGCATGGTCTGGGTCAACACGTGGCTGCAACGCGACCTGCGCACGCCGTTCGGCGGCAGTGGCGCCTCCGGCATGGGCCGTGAGGGCGGGTTCGAGGCCATGCGTTTCTTCACCGACGCCAAGAACGTCGGACTGAACCTGGGATGGAAGCAATGAGCACAAGCCCCCTCGCCGACCTGCTGGAACGAAACCGCGAGTGGTCCGAACGGATCAACCGCGAGGACCCCGAGTTCTTCGCCCGCCTGTCCAAGCAGCAGGCGCCCGAGTACCTGTGGATCGGCTGCTCCGATTCGCGCGTACCGGCCAACCAGATCATCGACATGGCGCCGGGCGAGGTCTTCGTCCACCGCAACATCGCCAATGTCGTGGTGCATACCGACCTCAACTGCCTGTCGGTGATCCAGTTCGCGGTCGACGTGCTCAAGGTCAAGCGGATCCTCGTCGTCGGCCACTACGGCTGCGGTGGCGTGCATTCGGCGCTGCACGGCAAGCGCGTGGGACTGGCCGACAACTGGCTGCGCCATGTCACCGACGTCGCCGACAAGCATTGCGACTGCATCGCCCACGCCGACGAGAGCGAGCGCCACGACCGCCTGTGCGAGCTCAACGTGATCGAGCAGGTGCAGAACGTCTGCCTGACGACGATCGTCCGCGACGCCTGGACGCGCGGCCAGGAACTGTCGGTGCACGGCTGGGTCTACAGCCTGCGCAACGGCCTGGTCCATGACATGGCGATGAACGTCGACAGCTTCGAAGCCCTCGACGGCCTGTACAAGGCCGCCGTCGCGCAGGTCAACGCCTACAGGGGAGACTCGCCGCGATGAGCGATGCGATCCGTGCCTCTGCCGCGCCGCGACCGGTAGGCTCGTACCCGCATGCGCGCCGCGTCGGCGATCTGTTGTTCCTGTCGGGCATCGGTCCGCGCGACCCGGCAAGCAATGCCATCGTCGGCAACGTCCACGACGCCGACGGACACCTGATCAGTTACGACATCGACGCGCAGACACGTGCGGTGTTCGCCAACGTCCACACCGTGCTCGAGGCCAGTGGCGCGCGCTGGGAGGACCTGGTCGACGTCACCGTCTACCTGACCGACATGGCGCACGACTTCAAGGCCTACAACGCGGTCTGGGCCGAGTACTTTCCGGACATCGACACGGCGCCGTGCCGGACCACGCTGGGCATCACTGCGCTGCCGACGCCGATCGCGATCGAACTCAAGTGCGTCGCCGCCTTCCCCGCCAAGCCCGCGGGAGAGTGAGAGAACCCATGCTGCCCAACCCCATCAACCTCCAGGCCTGGATCGAGGAACACCGCCACCTGCTCAAGCCGCCGGTCGGCAACAAGGTGGTCTTCCTCGGTGACTTCATCGTGATGGTCGTCGGCGGCCCCAACCAGCGCACCGACTACCACTGGGATGAAGGCGCGGAGTGGTTCTACCAGCTCGAGGGCGAGATGGTGCTGCGCATCCAGGAGGACGGCGCGGTCCGCGACATCCCG
Above is a genomic segment from Lysobacter sp. S4-A87 containing:
- the rpsF gene encoding 30S ribosomal protein S6, which codes for MRHYEVVFLVHPDQSEQVPAMIERYKSLIEGGEGKIHRLEDWGRRQLAYPIENLVKAHYVLLNIEVTQNVLNELVDGFRFNDAVLRHLVIKRDEADTEQSLIMKFKDEKGDKPERGERRRRDEEGETVVGTADVADDNEAA
- the asnS gene encoding asparagine--tRNA ligase; this encodes MTVVSVEHALAGRIPAGGEVTVRGWVRTRRDSKAGLSFVNVSDGSCFAPIQVVAPADLSNYESEVKRLTAGCAVIATGTLVASQGQGQSFEIQASSLEVVGWVEDPETYPIQPKAHSLEFLREVAHLRPRTNLFGAVTRIRDCLAKAVHRYFHENGFYWISTPIVTTSDAEGAGQMFRVSTLDVANLPRTDKGEVDFSRDFFGKETFLTVSGQLNVEAYALALSKVYTFGPTFRAENSNTTRHLAEFWMVEPEIAFADLAEDARVAEEFLKYLFRAVLDERGDDLAFIAERVQADAITRLEAFVNAPFERIEYTDAITLLQKSGKKFEFPVEWGLDLQTEHERWLTEEHVGRPVVVTNYPEHIKAFYMRLNDDGKTVAAMDVLAPGIGEIIGGSQREERLDMLDARMAQFGLDSSHYGWYRDFRRYGTVPHAGFGLGFERLVVYVCGLSNIRDAIPYPRAPGHAEF
- the can gene encoding carbonate dehydratase translates to MSTSPLADLLERNREWSERINREDPEFFARLSKQQAPEYLWIGCSDSRVPANQIIDMAPGEVFVHRNIANVVVHTDLNCLSVIQFAVDVLKVKRILVVGHYGCGGVHSALHGKRVGLADNWLRHVTDVADKHCDCIAHADESERHDRLCELNVIEQVQNVCLTTIVRDAWTRGQELSVHGWVYSLRNGLVHDMAMNVDSFEALDGLYKAAVAQVNAYRGDSPR
- a CDS encoding DUF885 domain-containing protein, coding for MLRPVLLAVAIAAGLCVTAPHVDAAAPSAVAPTRNAATQALYALFDEEWERDMRESPEEASYRGDKRFNDRWTDMSMAAIQARMEGDRKALQRLRAIDRKALSASDQLNYDVFGWDLEKAVERQKYREYLSPVGHSGGVQTAEGIAEVLPFATTKDYRDWLARMRAVPEVIEQNEALMREGAATGNTPPRVLMERVTGQIQAQIVDDPAKSPFYKPFARFADTVPEADRAALQAEAKQVITDTIVPAYRGFATFFANEYLPKTRTTIAATDLPDGKAYYDFVAGYFTTTDLSAEQIHQIGLKEVARIRAQMEKVKAEVGFKGSLAEFFQYLRSDPKFFYKSPQELFTGYEAIAKRIDPQLVKVFKTIPRLPYGVRPIPDNIAPDTTTAYYQPGAVDGTRAGFYYVNLYKPEVRPKWEMMALSLHEAVPGHHFQFARGMELPDAPMFRRTAYFVAYGEGWGLYAERLGYDMGLYDDPYDRMGQLAYDMWRAVRLVVDTGMHSKGWSRDKAIAYFMDNSPKTRQDVVNEIDRYIGWPGQALAYKIGQLKISQLREKASKELGDRFDLREFNDAVLETGSVPLQALEARIDAWIVQEKG
- the rpsR gene encoding 30S ribosomal protein S18, with protein sequence MSKFFRRRKFCKFTAEGVKEIDYKDLNTLRQYLTETGKIVPSRVTGTKSKYQRQLSTAVKRARFLALIPYTDNHNA
- a CDS encoding RidA family protein, whose product is MSDAIRASAAPRPVGSYPHARRVGDLLFLSGIGPRDPASNAIVGNVHDADGHLISYDIDAQTRAVFANVHTVLEASGARWEDLVDVTVYLTDMAHDFKAYNAVWAEYFPDIDTAPCRTTLGITALPTPIAIELKCVAAFPAKPAGE
- a CDS encoding FMN-binding negative transcriptional regulator; its protein translation is MYLPRAFAETDLQALDWLAQRDRFITLVTVHDGEPTVSHLPVLYRREGDRVELIGHWARPNPQARHAGPALAIFHGPHAYVSPSWYPDKEEEARVPTWNYAMAHLRGQLTTFNDEASLAMLVDGLSREHEASVGQEWRFEFERDDHRSQLRGIIGFRFVAGQITLKFKLSQNHPLANRESVTAHLATSTREGGREIAALMRDRMNERIEPKGD
- a CDS encoding aldehyde dehydrogenase; the protein is MRLCHFIAGQSREPASGRWLEVIDPSNGKPFAEVAQGDAADVDAAISAAEAAFPTWSALPNSERARWLEKLADALEANLDDFAHAESRDGGKPIGLAREAEIPRAISNLRFFAHAATQFASESHHGQAGLNYTLRQPLGVVATISPWNLPLYLFTWKIAPALAAGNTVVAKPSEVTPLTATMLGELAAQIGFPKGVLNIVHGLGPEVGEPMVVDPRIKAVSFTGSTAVGRRIAGMAGPLLKKVSLELGGKNPTLVFADSDWRDHLDTLVRSAFQNSGQICLCGSRMLVERSIYREFRDTLVERATGLRVGDPMDGDNQLGPLVSQAHFDKVMAALQRARDEGGQVLCGGNALERPGWFVAPTVIDGLGPDCASNREEIFGPVVTLQPFDNDAVALALANAGDYGLAASVWTRDLNRAHHFAAHLRAGMVWVNTWLQRDLRTPFGGSGASGMGREGGFEAMRFFTDAKNVGLNLGWKQ
- a CDS encoding SDR family oxidoreductase, whose protein sequence is MDLDLSGKHALVCGASQGIGLSTAKALAELGANVTLLARREERLREAADQLPAKPGQAHGWIAVDSADTNTLRAKVEALVAAQPVHILVNNSGGPPPGPVHGADIAAFEAAYRQHLIANHVLAEAVIPGMERDGYGRIVNVISTSVKEPLQGLGVSNTTRWAVASWAKTLATEVAAKGITVNNVLPGSTETPRIEQIIDNTANKTGRSREEVFEKMVSEIPMRRFARPQETAAAIAFLCSPAASYITGVNLPVDGGRTRSL
- a CDS encoding iron-sulfur cluster assembly accessory protein, with product MAVTLAPAALERVQRYLVESPDAIGLRFGVSRTGCSGWQYKADLARETHEGDTVFEQDGVRIYVDALSLALVDGTQIDLVKQRLGEQFLFRNPNVTAECGCGESFTTKADAA